From one Pieris brassicae chromosome 5, ilPieBrab1.1, whole genome shotgun sequence genomic stretch:
- the LOC123709927 gene encoding UNC93-like protein: MCKKNWYYTYDIVTFKASKMSLKVGREFKPSETRRIVKNVVIISLAFMVHFTAYSGAANLQSSINAEEGLGMSSLAAVYAGLILSNIFLPTAVIKWLGTKWAISLSFVTYMPFIAAQLWPSFYTMIPAGLCVGLGGGPLWCAKCSYLTVVSEVHSKLSNIKAEALLTRFLGLFFMIFQFEQVWGNLISSLVLSSGDNHAAVTAINATMIPEICGANFLPSADAAEALQRQPYEKIQLLSGIYLAFMVTAALIVAIGVDSMKRYDTGRAIKVMGGVEMLMATLKLLVEPKQIMLITIMVFIGLEQAFFGADFTVSFVSCAVGTGTVGYVMLAFGIADAIGCFVTGYIAKITGRIPLVCAATVLNMGLVATILLWKPQANMSYVMYIIAVLWGLCDSVWIVQINAFFGIIFPGREEAAFSNFRLWESVGYIIAYVISSHLRTSSKAYLLGITMLVGVFLYFIVEFQVKKEREEKETKEPENDLDNEASLLEYEKDL; this comes from the exons atgtgtaaaaaaaattggtattatACTTATGATATAGTAACATTTAAAGCCTCAAAAATGTCGTTAAAAGTAGGAAGGGAATTTAAGCCGAGTGAAACGAGACGTATAGTGAAGAATGTGGTCATCATCAGTTTGGCGTTTATGGTGCACTTCACGGCATATAGT GGTGCTGCAAATCTCCAAAGCTCCATCAACGCCGAGGAGGGTCTTGGTATGAGTTCGCTGGCGGCTGTCTACGCGGGGCTCATTTTATCCAATATATTCCTGCCAACGGCCGtaataaa GTGGTTAGGCACAAAATGGGCGATATCTCTCTCGTTTGTGACCTATATGCCGTTTATAGCTGCACAATTATGGCCGTCATTCTACACAATGATACCAGCAGGGCTGTGTGTCGGTCTTGGAGGCGGACCCCTTTGGTGTGCGAAGTGTAGCTATTTAACTGTG GTATCTGAGGTTCATAGCAagttatcaaatataaaagcaGAAGCATTGTTGACGCGATTCCTTGGTCTATTCTTCATGATATTCCAGTTTGAACAAGTTTGGGGAAATCTTATATCGTCGCTTG TGTTGTCTTCGGGCGACAATCACGCTGCTGTGACCGCGATCAACGCGACCATGATCCCAGAAATCTGTGGAGCGAACTTCTTGCCCAGCGCTGATGCTGCAGAGGCCTTACAGCGGCAGCCTTATGAGAAAATTCAGCTCTTATCAG GCATATATCTGGCGTTTATGGTGACTGCAGCCCTAATTGTTGCAATTGGGGTAGACTCTATGAAGAG atACGACACTGGTCGTGCTATCAAAGTAATGGGAGGTGTTGAAATGCTCATGGCGACCCTCAAGCTATTAGTGGAGCCCAAGCAGATTATGCTGATAACCATCATGGTCTTCATCGGATTAGAGCAGGCTTTCTTCGGAGCTGATTTTACAGTG tCATTCGTGTCATGCGCAGTCGGCACTGGAACAGTTGGCTATGTGATGCTGGCCTTTGGTATTGCTGATGCTATTGGATGCTTTGTTACTGGATATATAGCTAAG ATAACAGGGCGGATACCTCTGGTCTGCGCAGCTACTGTGCTAAATATGGGTCTTGTGGCCACAATACTGCTTTGGAAGCCTCAAGCAAATATGAGCTATGTGATGTACATAATCGCTGTGCTATGGGGACTCTGTGATTCCGTCTGGATTGTCCAGATTAATG CATTCTTTGGCATCATTTTCCCCGGAAGAGAAGAAGCTGCATTTTCAAACTTCCGCCTCTGGGAATCTGTTGGCTATATCATAGCCTACGTGATTTCGTCCCATCTTCGTACGAGTTCCAAAGCCTATCTCCTCGGAATCACAATGCTCGTCGGTGTTTTTCTGTACTTCATAGTGGAATTCCAAGTGAAGAAGGAAAGAGAAGAGAAGGAGACCAAAGAGCCTGAGAATGATTTAGATAATGAGGCTTCATTATTGGAGTATGAGAAAGATCTCTAG
- the LOC123709928 gene encoding UNC93-like protein → MTLKVEKEFKPSETRRIVKNVVIISLAFMVHFTAYSGAANLQSSINAEEGLGMSSLAAVYAGLILSNIFLPTAVIKWLGTKWAISLSFVTYMPFIAAQLWPSFYTMIPAGLCVGLGGGPLWCAKCTYLSVVSEVHSKLSNIKAEAVLTRFFGLFFMIFQFNQVWGNLISSLVLSSGDNHAAVTAINATMIPEICGANFLPSADAAEALQRQPYEKIQLLSGIYLACMATAAIIVAIGVDSMKRYDTGRAIKVMGGVEMLMATLKLLVEPKQIMLITIMVFTGLQQAFFGADFTASFVSCAVGTGTVGYVMLTFGIADAIGCFVTGYIAKITGRLPLICVATVVHMALVATILLWKPQANMSYVMYIIAVLWGLCDSVWLVQINAFFGILFPGREEAAFSNFRLWESVGYIIAYVISPHLRTSSKAYLLGTAMLVGVFLYFIVEFQLKKERDEKKREEKKTKEPENGLDNKAFTIAE, encoded by the exons ATGACGTTAAAAGTAGAAAAGGAATTTAAGCCGAGTGAAACGAGACGTATAGTGAAGAATGTGGTCATCATCAGTTTGGCGTTTATGGTGCACTTCACGGCGTATAGT GGTGCTGCAAATCTCCAAAGCTCCATCAACGCCGAGGAGGGTCTTGGTATGAGTTCGCTGGCGGCTGTCTACGCGGGACTCATTTTATCCAATATATTCCTTCCAACGGCCGtaataaa GTGGTTAGGCACAAAATGGGCGATATCTCTCTCGTTTGTGACCTATATGCCGTTTATAGCTGCACAATTATGGCCGTCATTCTACACAATGATACCAGCAGGGCTGTGTGTCGGTCTTGGAGGCGGACCCCTTTGGTGTGCGAAGTGTACCTATTTATCTGTG GTATCTGAGGTTCATAGCAAGTTATCAAACATAAAAGCGGAAGCAGTGTTGACGCGATTCTTTGGTCTATTCTTCATGATATTCCAGTTTAATCAAGTTTGGGGAAATCTTATCTCGTCGCTTG TGTTGTCTTCGGGCGACAATCACGCTGCTGTGACTGCAATCAACGCGACCATGATCCCAGAAATCTGTGGAGCGAATTTCTTGCCCAGCGCTGATGCTGCAGAGGCCTTACAGCGGCAGCCTTATGAGAAAATTCAGCTCTTATCTG GCATATATCTGGCGTGCATGGCGACTGCAGCCATAATTGTTGCAATCGGGGTAGACTCTATGAAGAg atACGACACTGGTCGTGCTATCAAAGTAATGGGAGGCGTTGAAATGCTCATGGCGACACTCAAGCTATTAGTGGAGCCCAAGCAGATTATGCTGATAACCATCATGGTCTTCACCGGATTGCAGCAGGCTTTCTTCGGAGCTGATTTCACAGCG tCATTCGTGTCATGCGCAGTCGGCACTGGAACAGTTGGCTATGTGATGCTGACCTTTGGTATTGCTGATGCTATAGGATGCTTTGTTACTGGATATATCGCTAAG ATAACAGGGCGGCTACCTCTGATCTGCGTAGCTACTGTAGTTCATATGGCCCTTGTGGCCACAATACTGCTGTGGAAGCCTCAAGCAAATATGAGCTATGTGATGTACATAATCGCTGTGCTGTGGGGACTCTGTGATTCCGTCTGGCTTGTCCAGATTAATG CATTCTTTGGAATCCTTTTCCCCGGAAGAGAAGAAGCTGCTTTTTCAAACTTCCGCCTCTGGGAATCTGTCGGCTATATCATAGCCTACGTGATTTCGCCCCATCTCCGTACGAGTTCCAAAGCCTATCTCCTTGGGACCGCAATGCTTGTCGGCGTTTTTCTGTACTTCATAGTGGAATTCCAATTGAAGAAGGAAAGAGACGAGAAGAAAAGAGAAGAGAAGAAAACCAAAGAGCCTGAGAATGGTTTAGATAATAAGGCGTTCACTATTGCAGAATAA